A single region of the Neisseria zoodegmatis genome encodes:
- a CDS encoding ChuX/HutX family heme-like substrate-binding protein, with translation MNLWEQYQANKAQKQGMYFPREAAADLGVSEGALMADAPETVYLGGKNHVRGIVLKLHTLGLVQCIVRNSVCVHEKQGIYENVSMSETSGIAVNVGGIDLRIFPARWHHVLAVTNRDGEKVSRSVQFYDEFGVSVQKVFMREEGKEAEWQALLDAFRTEGKPAFQTGELPPATATPALLSEKEAAFQERWNELKDVHHFGGLLETFEVDRQTAYRHAPEGSTKLLNHSAWQQVLEAARDRGINIMIFAGNRGLVQIQTGKVHNVVRARGYLNVLDGKEEGFSMHLKDDEIVETWVVRRPIRDGFVTCVEGFDSRRKTVLQIFGKRKEGEPELEAWREITDKLLAS, from the coding sequence ATGAATCTTTGGGAGCAATACCAAGCCAACAAAGCCCAAAAACAGGGCATGTATTTCCCGCGCGAAGCCGCCGCCGATTTGGGCGTGAGCGAAGGCGCGCTGATGGCCGACGCGCCGGAAACGGTTTACCTCGGCGGCAAAAACCATGTGCGCGGTATCGTGTTGAAACTACACACGCTGGGTTTGGTGCAGTGCATCGTGCGCAACAGCGTGTGCGTACACGAAAAGCAGGGCATTTATGAAAACGTGAGCATGTCGGAAACATCAGGCATCGCCGTGAATGTAGGCGGCATCGACCTGCGGATTTTTCCGGCGCGCTGGCATCATGTGCTGGCCGTTACCAACCGCGACGGCGAAAAAGTGTCCCGTTCGGTTCAGTTTTACGACGAATTCGGCGTATCCGTGCAGAAAGTGTTTATGCGCGAAGAAGGCAAAGAAGCCGAGTGGCAGGCATTGCTTGATGCCTTCCGTACCGAAGGCAAACCCGCATTCCAAACCGGCGAACTGCCGCCCGCAACCGCCACGCCCGCGCTGCTGTCTGAAAAAGAAGCCGCATTTCAAGAGCGTTGGAACGAGTTGAAAGACGTGCATCACTTCGGCGGCCTGTTGGAAACATTTGAAGTCGACCGCCAAACCGCCTACCGCCACGCCCCCGAAGGCTCAACCAAACTGCTGAACCACAGCGCATGGCAGCAAGTGCTCGAAGCCGCCCGCGACCGCGGCATCAACATCATGATTTTCGCCGGCAACCGCGGCCTCGTGCAGATTCAAACAGGCAAAGTACACAACGTCGTGCGCGCCCGCGGTTACCTTAACGTGCTCGACGGCAAAGAAGAAGGCTTCAGCATGCACTTGAAAGACGACGAAATCGTAGAAACTTGGGTGGTGCGCCGCCCGATACGCGACGGCTTCGTTACCTGCGTGGAAGGTTTCGACAGCCGCCGCAAAACCGTGCTTCAGATTTTCGGCAAGCGTAAAGAAGGCGAACCCGAACTCGAAGCGTGGCGCGAAATTACCGATAAGCTGCTGGCAAGTTGA